Proteins from a genomic interval of Alphaproteobacteria bacterium:
- a CDS encoding NAD(P)H-dependent oxidoreductase, protein MRIHLVYAHPLPTSFAASACSAVYKALVGAGHEVDLLDLYQEDFEPRLSAQERARYHEAPDNADGVASHVQRLRAAEGLVLVFPTWNFGPPAILKGWMDRVLLPGVAFRLDDGNIRPALTNIRHFSVVTSYGQRGWIVRWVIGDPLRKQFMRSLRRCMHPRARTRWLPLYDMNRIGDAERRLFLERLDSTYRHL, encoded by the coding sequence ATGCGAATCCACCTTGTTTATGCCCATCCTCTGCCAACCAGCTTCGCGGCGTCGGCCTGCAGCGCGGTCTACAAGGCGCTGGTCGGGGCCGGGCACGAGGTCGACCTGCTCGACCTCTACCAGGAGGATTTCGAGCCGCGGTTGAGCGCGCAGGAGCGGGCGCGCTATCACGAAGCGCCGGACAATGCCGACGGCGTCGCCTCGCATGTGCAGCGCCTGCGCGCCGCCGAAGGGCTGGTGCTGGTGTTCCCGACCTGGAACTTCGGGCCGCCGGCGATCCTGAAGGGCTGGATGGACCGGGTGCTGCTGCCCGGCGTCGCCTTCCGGCTCGACGACGGCAACATCAGGCCGGCGCTGACCAACATCCGCCACTTCTCCGTCGTCACCAGCTATGGCCAGCGCGGCTGGATCGTGCGCTGGGTGATCGGCGACCCGCTGCGCAAGCAGTTCATGCGCTCGCTGCGCCGCTGCATGCATCCGCGCGCCCGGACCCGCTGGCTGCCGCTGTACGACATGAACCGGATCGGCGACGCCGAGCGGCGGCTGTTCCTCGAGCGGCTGGACAGCACCTATCGCCATCTGTAG
- a CDS encoding FAD-binding oxidoreductase produces MTDAPRPVDRATVDWAAFAASLGDIPVIDEPALVRQKSRDFYWYSPILKQQLRKVAGDLVVRPRDEADVIAFAREAVRRRLPVTVRGAGTGNYGQAMPLAGGVVLEMTGLNKVLAVGPGTARVQAGIKLIDLDAALKPHGWEMRFHPSTRRTATIGGFIAGGSSGIGSINYGILRERGNVLAARVVTFEDEPRVLEFTGDAVDKVNHAYGTNGIITELTIATAPAYDWHDIVVSFHDYRRALDFAQALGRSDGILKKLVSVIPAPIGQDHFKTLADALPAGDTAVLTMIGAPSLTPFDDLVRESGGNAVYRATPDEAAQTVPLYEYSWNHTTLQVLKTDKTVTYLQILFPPPHHVDLAARMQAEFGDEVLLHVEFVRFGGEVNCMGLPVVRYTTAERLNAIMARFEAAGAPIFNPHDYTLEGGGMKKVDAVQLGFKREADPHGLLNPGKMIAWDDPDYDKRDRQTRYLYER; encoded by the coding sequence ATGACAGATGCACCCAGGCCCGTGGATCGCGCGACCGTCGACTGGGCGGCGTTCGCCGCGTCGCTCGGCGACATCCCGGTGATCGACGAGCCGGCGCTGGTCAGGCAGAAGAGCCGCGATTTCTACTGGTACAGCCCGATCCTGAAGCAGCAGCTGCGCAAGGTGGCGGGCGACCTGGTGGTGCGGCCGCGCGACGAGGCCGACGTCATCGCCTTCGCCCGCGAGGCGGTGCGCCGCCGGCTGCCGGTCACGGTGCGCGGCGCCGGCACCGGCAACTACGGCCAGGCCATGCCGCTGGCCGGCGGCGTGGTGCTGGAGATGACGGGGCTGAACAAGGTGCTGGCGGTCGGGCCGGGCACCGCGCGGGTGCAGGCCGGCATCAAGCTGATCGACCTGGACGCGGCGCTGAAGCCGCACGGCTGGGAGATGCGGTTCCACCCGTCGACCCGGCGCACGGCCACCATCGGCGGCTTCATCGCCGGCGGCAGCTCCGGCATCGGCTCGATCAACTACGGCATCCTGCGCGAGCGCGGCAACGTGCTCGCCGCCCGCGTGGTGACCTTCGAGGACGAGCCGCGGGTGCTGGAGTTCACCGGCGATGCGGTCGACAAGGTCAACCACGCCTACGGCACCAACGGCATCATCACCGAGCTGACCATCGCCACCGCGCCGGCCTATGACTGGCACGACATCGTCGTCAGCTTCCACGACTACCGGCGCGCGCTCGACTTCGCCCAGGCGCTGGGCCGCTCCGACGGCATCCTGAAGAAGCTGGTCTCGGTGATCCCGGCGCCGATCGGCCAGGACCACTTCAAGACGCTCGCCGACGCGCTGCCCGCCGGCGACACCGCCGTGCTGACCATGATCGGCGCGCCGTCGCTGACCCCGTTCGACGACCTGGTGCGCGAGTCCGGCGGCAACGCGGTCTACCGGGCGACGCCCGACGAGGCGGCGCAGACCGTGCCGCTGTACGAATATTCCTGGAACCACACCACGCTGCAGGTGCTGAAGACCGACAAGACCGTCACCTATCTGCAGATCCTGTTTCCGCCGCCGCACCACGTCGACCTGGCCGCGCGGATGCAGGCCGAGTTCGGCGACGAGGTGCTGCTGCACGTCGAGTTCGTGCGTTTCGGCGGCGAGGTCAACTGCATGGGGCTGCCGGTGGTGCGCTACACCACCGCGGAGCGGCTGAACGCGATCATGGCGCGGTTCGAGGCCGCCGGCGCGCCGATCTTCAACCCGCACGACTACACGCTGGAGGGCGGCGGCATGAAGAAGGTCGACGCCGTCCAGCTCGGCTTCAAGCGCGAGGCCGACCCCCACGGCCTGCTCAACCCCGGCAAGATGATCGCCTGGGACGACCCCGACTACGACAAGCGCGACCGGCAGACCCGGTATCTTTACGAGCGCTGA
- a CDS encoding MBL fold metallo-hydrolase has protein sequence MKPTSATAAFACLLFGATAAIAQDDMADVQIVTTDLGNGLFMLSGAGGNLALSVGEDGTFLVDDELQPLTEKVIAAVAAQTDVPVSFVVNTHWHFDHAGGNERLGSDGAVIIAHDNVRTRMSNPHYFEAFDMHVPASAHAALPVITFADGLTLHLNGEDVAVTHVAPAHTDGDAIVVFEGANVVHLGDLFFNGFYPFIDLSSDGSVAGMIDAANLALTMVDDDTRIIPGHGPLGSKADLEAFRDMLVAVAAAVQARIDEGMTLEQAVAAAPTAAYDAEWADGLLTPDQFAGIVYTDLAD, from the coding sequence ATGAAGCCCACATCCGCGACCGCTGCCTTCGCCTGCCTGCTGTTCGGTGCCACCGCCGCCATCGCCCAGGACGACATGGCCGACGTCCAGATCGTGACGACGGATCTGGGCAACGGCCTCTTCATGCTGTCCGGCGCCGGCGGCAACCTCGCGCTGTCGGTCGGCGAGGACGGCACCTTCCTGGTCGACGACGAGCTGCAGCCGCTGACCGAGAAGGTCATCGCCGCCGTCGCCGCGCAGACCGACGTCCCGGTCTCGTTCGTGGTCAACACCCACTGGCATTTCGACCATGCCGGCGGCAACGAGCGGCTGGGCAGCGACGGCGCGGTGATCATCGCGCACGACAACGTGCGCACCCGGATGAGCAACCCGCATTATTTCGAGGCCTTCGACATGCATGTGCCGGCCTCGGCGCATGCGGCGCTGCCGGTGATCACCTTCGCCGACGGGCTGACGCTGCACCTGAACGGCGAGGACGTCGCGGTCACCCACGTCGCGCCGGCGCACACCGACGGCGACGCCATCGTGGTGTTCGAAGGGGCCAACGTCGTCCATCTCGGCGACCTGTTCTTCAACGGGTTCTATCCGTTCATCGATCTCAGTTCCGACGGCAGCGTCGCCGGCATGATCGACGCCGCCAACCTGGCCCTGACGATGGTCGACGACGACACCAGGATCATCCCCGGCCACGGTCCGCTGGGCAGCAAGGCCGACCTGGAGGCCTTTCGCGACATGCTGGTCGCGGTTGCCGCCGCGGTGCAGGCGCGTATCGACGAGGGCATGACGCTGGAACAGGCCGTCGCCGCGGCGCCCACCGCCGCCTATGACGCCGAGTGGGCCGACGGCCTGCTGACGCCCGACCAGTTCGCCGGCATCGTCTACACGGACCTGGCCGACTGA
- a CDS encoding ABC transporter substrate-binding protein, giving the protein MVKLYGFEDSQIGPYNYSAAPFLADEGIVMQGYLTSEPFAVAQAGGDPQVFLLADYGYNSYSTLITTSQALVDGNPDLVQRFVDASVLGWYSYLYGDPAPGNALIKEANPDMPDEQIAFSIDSMKKYGIVDSGDTLALGIGAMTDERWGGFFQESVEVGQYDADLNYQAAYTTQFVNDLERLKAEAAARGLDIPFGE; this is encoded by the coding sequence ATGGTCAAGCTGTACGGCTTCGAGGACAGCCAGATCGGGCCGTACAACTACAGCGCCGCCCCGTTCCTGGCCGACGAGGGCATCGTCATGCAGGGCTATCTGACCAGCGAGCCCTTCGCGGTGGCGCAGGCCGGCGGCGACCCGCAGGTGTTCCTGCTGGCCGACTACGGCTACAACTCGTACTCGACGCTGATCACCACGTCGCAGGCGCTGGTCGACGGCAACCCCGATCTGGTGCAGCGCTTCGTCGATGCCAGCGTCCTCGGCTGGTACAGCTATCTGTACGGCGATCCCGCACCCGGCAATGCGCTGATCAAGGAAGCCAATCCGGACATGCCGGACGAGCAGATCGCCTTCTCCATCGACTCGATGAAGAAGTACGGCATCGTCGACAGCGGCGACACGCTGGCGCTCGGCATCGGCGCGATGACCGACGAGCGCTGGGGCGGCTTCTTCCAGGAGTCGGTCGAGGTCGGCCAGTACGACGCCGACCTGAACTATCAGGCCGCCTACACCACCCAGTTCGTCAACGACCTGGAGCGGTTGAAGGCAGAGGCCGCGGCGCGCGGCCTCGACATCCCGTTCGGCGAGTAA
- a CDS encoding NAD(P)H-dependent oxidoreductase, translated as MPAALSALIVYCHPVEDSFAAALRDRVAGAFRRAGANCTVLDLYAEGFDPVLGRDERLAHLDHDLRPADLAAHFAALERADLLVFVYPTWWYGPPAMLKGWIDRTMRAGVAFRLPPGADVIEPMLTRVRRIVVVTTYGSPWWLIRYVGDAGRRIIARGLQLICPNAGRPVWLALYGMDTASALQRSRFLERVEDRVTAAVRQARRSGRRHRTSRQ; from the coding sequence ATGCCCGCTGCCCTGTCGGCCCTGATCGTTTACTGCCACCCGGTCGAGGACAGCTTTGCCGCGGCGCTGCGCGACCGCGTCGCCGGCGCGTTCCGGCGCGCCGGCGCCAACTGCACGGTGCTCGACCTCTATGCCGAGGGCTTCGACCCGGTGCTGGGCCGCGACGAGCGGCTGGCCCATCTCGACCACGACCTGCGACCGGCCGACCTCGCCGCCCACTTCGCAGCGCTGGAGCGGGCCGACCTGCTGGTGTTCGTCTACCCGACCTGGTGGTACGGCCCGCCGGCGATGCTGAAGGGCTGGATCGACCGGACGATGCGTGCCGGCGTCGCCTTCCGGCTGCCGCCCGGCGCCGACGTGATCGAGCCGATGCTGACCCGGGTGCGCCGCATCGTCGTGGTCACCACCTACGGCTCGCCCTGGTGGCTGATCCGCTATGTCGGCGACGCCGGCCGCCGCATCATCGCGCGCGGGCTGCAGCTGATCTGCCCCAACGCCGGCCGGCCGGTCTGGCTGGCGCTCTACGGCATGGACACGGCGAGCGCGCTGCAGCGAAGCCGCTTCCTGGAGCGTGTGGAGGACCGGGTGACCGCGGCGGTCCGGCAGGCCCGCCGGTCCGGCAGGAGACATCGGACGTCGCGGCAATGA
- a CDS encoding ABC transporter ATP-binding protein, translating to MAEPALSSAVAPPLLSLRGVEKRFANGTLAVTGLDLDVGRHEFVSLLGPSGCGKSTALRMIAGLGAPSAGWIEWPGHGDGGKPTPGEVSFVFQEPTLMPWARVADNIRRPLGLIGVTGAEAGRRAAEALAMVGLTDFARAFPRELSGGMRMRVSIARALATGPQVLLMDEPFAALDEITRFRLNEDLLTLWREHSWTVIFVTHSVFESVYLSNRIVVMKARPGRVHADIAIDAPYPRTQAFRMTEDYNRYCRTVSAALAEAMAGGEGEA from the coding sequence ATGGCTGAACCGGCCCTGTCGTCCGCCGTCGCGCCGCCGCTGCTCTCGCTGCGCGGGGTGGAGAAGCGCTTCGCCAACGGCACGCTCGCGGTCACCGGCCTCGACCTCGACGTCGGCCGGCACGAATTCGTCAGCCTGCTGGGGCCGTCGGGCTGCGGCAAGTCCACCGCGCTGCGTATGATCGCCGGCCTGGGGGCGCCCAGTGCCGGCTGGATCGAATGGCCGGGCCATGGCGACGGCGGCAAGCCCACGCCCGGCGAGGTCAGCTTCGTGTTCCAGGAGCCGACGCTGATGCCCTGGGCCCGGGTCGCCGACAACATCCGCCGGCCGCTGGGCCTGATCGGCGTGACCGGGGCCGAGGCCGGCCGCCGCGCCGCCGAGGCGCTGGCGATGGTCGGCCTGACCGATTTCGCCCGCGCCTTCCCGCGCGAGCTGTCCGGCGGCATGCGCATGCGGGTGTCGATCGCGCGGGCGCTGGCGACCGGGCCGCAGGTGTTGCTGATGGACGAGCCCTTCGCCGCGCTGGACGAAATCACCCGCTTCCGGCTGAACGAGGATCTGCTGACGCTGTGGCGCGAACACAGCTGGACCGTGATCTTCGTGACCCATTCCGTGTTCGAATCGGTCTATCTGTCCAACCGCATCGTGGTGATGAAGGCGCGGCCCGGTCGGGTGCATGCCGACATCGCCATCGACGCGCCCTATCCGCGTACCCAGGCGTTCCGCATGACCGAGGACTACAACCGCTATTGCCGCACCGTCTCGGCCGCGCTGGCCGAGGCGATGGCCGGCGGCGAGGGCGAGGCGTGA
- a CDS encoding adenine phosphoribosyltransferase — translation MDLKAHIRCIPDFPKKGIGFYDISTLLAHPQAWHAAVDRLAGLLAPYRPDMLAGIESRGFLVAAPLALQLGCGFLMVRKRGKLPGDVVAHDYDLEYGTDTIEVQQDAVKPGQRVIVLDDLIATGGTLAASVTLIEKIGGRVEAVATIIELTFLNGRRSIAKPFHSLVQYDS, via the coding sequence ATCGATCTGAAGGCGCATATCCGCTGCATTCCCGACTTCCCGAAGAAGGGCATCGGCTTCTACGACATCTCGACCCTGCTGGCCCACCCGCAGGCCTGGCATGCCGCGGTCGACCGGCTGGCGGGACTGCTGGCGCCGTACCGGCCTGACATGCTGGCGGGCATCGAGTCCCGCGGCTTCCTGGTCGCCGCACCGCTCGCGCTCCAGCTCGGCTGCGGCTTCCTGATGGTGCGCAAGCGCGGCAAGCTGCCGGGCGACGTGGTCGCCCACGACTACGACCTGGAATACGGCACCGATACCATCGAGGTGCAGCAGGACGCGGTCAAACCCGGACAGCGGGTGATCGTGCTCGACGACCTGATCGCGACGGGCGGCACGCTGGCCGCCTCGGTCACGCTGATCGAAAAGATCGGCGGCCGCGTCGAGGCGGTGGCCACCATCATCGAGCTGACCTTCCTGAACGGGCGCCGGTCGATCGCCAAGCCGTTCCACAGCCTGGTCCAGTACGACTCCTGA
- a CDS encoding ABC transporter substrate-binding protein, with protein MKQFLLPTAVAAALAAGAPALAQDHVTFGTNWVAQAEHGGYYQALATGIYEAFGLDVEIRPGGPQINHRQMLVAGNIDFLMGGNNSESYNFVVEGLPFLSVATIFQKDPQVWIAHESQGWQTIEDLKNATQILISADARTSYYPFMVKLYGFGRRHHHRARTACRPQGRRRDRRQGLRQQGIARPDRRRRSPGRHPIQSLQDAANPPRRSRLQAAQPYRAILQQAQTLPSPRHPIRSPRNLLPRRSPHRKLHDLDAMIVDSS; from the coding sequence ATGAAGCAGTTTCTCTTGCCAACGGCCGTCGCCGCGGCACTGGCCGCCGGCGCGCCGGCGCTGGCGCAGGACCACGTCACCTTCGGCACCAACTGGGTCGCTCAGGCCGAGCACGGCGGCTACTACCAGGCGCTGGCCACCGGCATCTACGAGGCCTTCGGCCTCGACGTCGAGATCCGTCCGGGCGGGCCGCAGATCAACCATCGCCAGATGCTGGTCGCCGGCAACATCGACTTCCTGATGGGCGGCAACAACTCGGAGAGCTACAACTTCGTGGTCGAGGGCCTGCCGTTCCTGTCGGTCGCGACCATCTTCCAGAAGGACCCGCAGGTCTGGATCGCCCACGAGAGCCAGGGCTGGCAGACCATCGAGGACCTGAAGAACGCCACCCAGATCCTAATCTCGGCCGACGCGCGCACGTCCTACTACCCGTTCATGGTCAAGCTGTACGGCTTCGGCCGGCGACATCACCACCGCGCCCGAACTGCTTGTCGGCCTCAGGGCCGGCGGCGTGATCGCCGACAAGGCCTACGACAGCAGGGCATTGCGCGACCTGATCGCCGACGCCGGAGCCCAGGCCGTCATCCCATCCAATCGCTCCAGGACGCTGCAAATCCCCCACGACGCAGTCGCCTACAAGCTGCGCAACCGTATCGAGCAATTCTTCAACAAGCTCAAACACTTCCGTCGCCTCGCCACCCGATACGATCGCCGCGCAATCTACTTCCTCGCCGCTCTCCACATCGCAAGCTCCATGATCTGGATGCGATGATTGTCGATTCGTCCTAG
- a CDS encoding ABC transporter permease, protein MAQAVYDEGGVESPVAAARRAQAAAARRATLLRWGLPVLFGALILGGWELFVWYKINIVGIGHYNHILPAPSVVVQALVEDWHILWPGWLVTLWITAKALFWAVLLGVGLAIAFSLSKWIEYSFFPYAVVLQVTPIVAIAPLIITLLDDLDTALLVCAWIVAFFPILSNTIIGLRSVDHGLLDLYQMYGASRWRVMLDLRLPSALPFFLAALKISAGLSLIGAVVGEFVAYGQSPGLAARIVEASYLLKVPRMFAALTLISLTGIVLFLLFSLISNLALRSWHESALKRER, encoded by the coding sequence ATGGCCCAGGCGGTCTACGACGAGGGCGGCGTCGAGTCCCCGGTGGCGGCCGCGCGGCGGGCGCAGGCGGCGGCCGCGCGCCGCGCCACCCTGCTGCGCTGGGGGCTGCCGGTCCTGTTCGGCGCGCTGATCCTCGGCGGCTGGGAACTGTTCGTCTGGTACAAGATCAACATCGTCGGCATCGGCCACTACAACCACATCCTGCCGGCCCCGTCGGTGGTGGTGCAGGCGCTGGTCGAGGACTGGCACATCCTGTGGCCCGGCTGGCTGGTCACCTTGTGGATCACGGCCAAGGCGCTGTTCTGGGCGGTGCTGCTGGGCGTCGGGCTGGCGATCGCGTTCAGCCTGTCGAAGTGGATCGAATACAGCTTCTTCCCCTATGCGGTGGTGCTGCAGGTCACGCCCATCGTCGCCATCGCGCCGCTGATCATCACCCTGCTGGACGACCTCGACACCGCGCTGCTGGTCTGCGCCTGGATCGTCGCCTTCTTCCCGATCCTGTCCAACACCATCATCGGGTTGCGCAGCGTCGACCACGGGCTGCTCGACCTGTACCAGATGTACGGCGCCAGCCGCTGGCGGGTGATGCTGGACCTGCGCCTGCCGTCGGCGCTGCCCTTCTTTCTCGCCGCGCTGAAGATCAGCGCCGGCCTGTCGCTGATCGGCGCCGTGGTCGGCGAGTTCGTCGCCTACGGCCAGAGCCCCGGACTGGCGGCGCGGATCGTCGAAGCGAGCTATCTGCTGAAGGTGCCGCGCATGTTCGCCGCGCTGACCCTGATCTCGCTCACCGGCATCGTGCTGTTCCTGCTGTTCTCGCTGATCTCGAACCTGGCCCTGCGCAGCTGGCACGAGAGCGCGCTGAAACGGGAGCGGTGA
- a CDS encoding creatininase family protein, with protein sequence MPGQPRRLWQDMTTTEFAGLDPERVVAVLPVGAIEQHGPHLPVCVDAALNAAILDRAIAALPDDCPVTVLPPMPVGKSNEHLAYPGTLSLSAETLIRLWTEIGECVHRAGVRKLVLFNSHGGQPQIMDIVSRDLRVRKRMLVVLANWYQMVDPGQWFDADELRYGIHGGGIETSMMLHVRPDLVQMDRARDFASAPKAIHDGFRHMEPGDRLNFAWQSQDLNAAGAVGDAPDADADRGRALVEAAAAKLALLLREVVDLPLSVLRDGPLG encoded by the coding sequence ATGCCGGGCCAGCCACGCCGCCTCTGGCAGGACATGACGACGACGGAGTTCGCCGGGCTCGACCCGGAGCGGGTGGTCGCCGTGCTGCCGGTCGGCGCCATCGAACAGCACGGGCCGCACCTGCCGGTCTGCGTCGACGCCGCGCTGAACGCGGCGATCCTCGACCGCGCGATCGCCGCCCTGCCCGACGACTGCCCGGTCACGGTGCTGCCGCCGATGCCGGTGGGCAAGAGCAACGAGCACCTGGCCTATCCGGGCACCCTGTCGCTGTCGGCGGAAACGCTGATCCGGCTGTGGACCGAGATCGGCGAGTGCGTGCACCGGGCCGGCGTGCGCAAGCTGGTGCTGTTCAACAGCCATGGCGGCCAGCCGCAGATCATGGACATCGTCTCGCGCGACCTCCGGGTGCGCAAGCGCATGCTGGTGGTGCTGGCCAACTGGTACCAGATGGTCGATCCGGGCCAGTGGTTCGACGCCGACGAGCTGCGCTACGGCATTCACGGCGGCGGCATCGAGACCTCGATGATGCTGCACGTGCGCCCGGATCTCGTGCAGATGGACAGGGCGCGCGACTTCGCATCGGCGCCCAAGGCGATCCACGACGGTTTCCGCCACATGGAGCCGGGCGACCGGCTGAATTTCGCCTGGCAGTCGCAGGACCTGAATGCGGCCGGCGCGGTCGGCGACGCCCCCGATGCCGACGCCGACCGCGGCCGCGCGCTGGTCGAGGCGGCCGCCGCGAAGCTGGCGCTGCTGTTGCGCGAGGTGGTCGACCTGCCGCTGTCGGTCCTGCGCGACGGTCCGCTCGGCTAG
- a CDS encoding lytic transglycosylase domain-containing protein — translation MADSKARAVAGAALWALAAGAPTLPALAQSAGGITGFGAISLASGAPAGPETCAQAAAEAEARYGLPGGLLTAIATVESGRYDPALQANLAWPWTINAEGAGAHFDSKAEAIAAVEAERAAGKTSIDVGCMQINLHWHPDAFVDLDDAFDPALNADYAARLLTRLLAQHGDWPTAIGYYHSPTDWRQADYQAKVADAWSALGGNMAATVAAAAVPAAPSGPTLFGGLVAAGGPGSGAGAIGGLSASPSPVIAEAARGGPSAALVQQARALGVGGAAGADATPLRFFPLPPR, via the coding sequence ATGGCGGATTCGAAGGCTCGGGCGGTTGCCGGCGCGGCATTGTGGGCACTGGCTGCGGGTGCGCCGACACTGCCGGCGCTGGCCCAGTCCGCCGGCGGAATCACCGGATTCGGCGCCATTTCCCTGGCCTCCGGCGCGCCGGCCGGACCCGAGACCTGCGCACAGGCGGCGGCCGAGGCAGAGGCGCGCTACGGCCTGCCCGGCGGGTTGCTGACCGCCATCGCGACCGTCGAGAGCGGCCGATACGACCCGGCCCTGCAGGCAAATCTTGCCTGGCCCTGGACCATCAATGCCGAGGGCGCGGGCGCGCACTTCGACAGCAAGGCCGAGGCGATCGCCGCGGTCGAAGCGGAACGGGCGGCCGGCAAGACCAGCATCGACGTCGGCTGCATGCAGATCAACCTGCACTGGCATCCCGACGCCTTCGTCGACCTGGACGACGCCTTCGACCCCGCGCTGAACGCCGACTATGCCGCCCGGCTGCTGACGCGGCTGCTGGCCCAGCACGGCGACTGGCCGACCGCCATCGGCTACTACCACTCGCCGACCGACTGGCGGCAGGCCGACTACCAGGCCAAGGTCGCCGACGCCTGGTCTGCGCTCGGCGGCAACATGGCAGCGACCGTCGCCGCCGCCGCGGTGCCGGCGGCCCCGTCCGGTCCGACGCTGTTCGGCGGGCTGGTTGCCGCCGGCGGGCCGGGCAGCGGCGCCGGCGCCATCGGCGGCCTGTCGGCCTCGCCATCCCCGGTCATCGCCGAAGCGGCCCGCGGCGGACCTTCCGCGGCCCTGGTGCAGCAGGCCCGGGCGCTGGGCGTGGGCGGTGCCGCCGGCGCGGATGCGACACCGTTGCGCTTCTTCCCGCTGCCGCCGCGCTGA
- a CDS encoding cytosine deaminase: MTALSDIALPSWLALPPADALRLANAHVPRCLVYGPPADAPADADGLIAVDLDIADGRVAAVAPAGRTEGPATAVDLDGGQVWPGFVDLHTHLDKGHIWPRTRNPDGTFESALLHVGRDRAAHWRAEDVAARMDFALECAYAHGTTAVRTHLDSIPPQQRISWPVFDAVRRRWAGRIDLQAVTIVGIDAFRDAAFGTDLADLVARTGGLLGAVTYPLPDIADLVDRVFALAQDRGLDLDFHVDEHGDPGPGTLKLIADTRLRRDFAGTVTCGHCCSLSVQPDAVAAAAIARAAEAELAVVSLPMCNMYLQDRTGGRTPRWRGVTLVHELAAAGVPVALASDNTRDPFHAGGDLDMVEVFAQGVRIGHLDHPFGDWAAAVARTPADVMGLGSRGRIRAGAPADLVLFRARSMNELIARPQVDRVVLRGGRPIARRLPDYRRLDRLFDRVPR, encoded by the coding sequence ATGACCGCCCTCAGCGACATCGCGCTGCCGTCGTGGCTGGCCTTGCCGCCTGCGGATGCATTGCGGCTGGCCAACGCGCATGTGCCGCGCTGCCTGGTCTACGGTCCGCCGGCGGACGCGCCCGCCGACGCGGACGGGCTGATCGCGGTCGACCTCGACATCGCGGACGGACGCGTTGCCGCCGTCGCCCCGGCCGGACGGACCGAGGGGCCGGCGACGGCGGTCGACCTCGACGGCGGGCAGGTCTGGCCCGGCTTCGTCGACCTGCACACCCACCTGGACAAGGGCCATATCTGGCCGCGCACGCGCAACCCCGACGGCACCTTCGAAAGCGCGCTGCTGCATGTCGGCCGCGACCGTGCGGCGCACTGGCGGGCCGAGGATGTGGCGGCCCGCATGGACTTCGCCCTCGAATGCGCCTACGCGCACGGCACCACGGCGGTCCGCACCCATCTGGACTCGATCCCGCCGCAGCAGCGCATCTCCTGGCCGGTGTTCGACGCCGTCCGCCGTCGCTGGGCCGGGCGGATCGACCTGCAGGCGGTGACCATCGTCGGCATCGACGCCTTCCGCGACGCGGCGTTCGGCACCGACCTCGCCGACCTGGTGGCACGCACCGGCGGGCTGCTCGGCGCGGTCACCTATCCGCTGCCGGACATCGCCGACCTGGTCGACCGGGTGTTCGCGCTGGCGCAGGACCGCGGTCTCGATCTCGACTTCCATGTCGACGAGCATGGCGACCCCGGCCCCGGCACGCTGAAGCTGATCGCCGACACCCGCCTGCGCCGCGATTTCGCCGGCACGGTCACCTGCGGCCATTGCTGCTCGCTGTCGGTCCAGCCCGACGCGGTGGCCGCCGCGGCGATCGCGCGCGCGGCCGAGGCGGAGCTGGCGGTGGTCAGCCTGCCGATGTGCAACATGTACCTGCAGGATCGTACCGGCGGCCGCACGCCGCGCTGGCGCGGGGTGACGCTGGTGCACGAACTGGCCGCGGCCGGCGTGCCGGTGGCGCTGGCCAGCGACAACACCCGCGACCCGTTCCATGCCGGCGGCGACCTGGACATGGTCGAGGTGTTCGCCCAGGGCGTGCGCATCGGCCATCTCGACCACCCGTTCGGCGACTGGGCGGCGGCGGTGGCGCGCACGCCGGCCGACGTGATGGGCCTCGGCAGCCGCGGCCGCATCCGCGCGGGCGCCCCGGCCGACCTGGTGCTGTTCCGCGCCCGCAGCATGAACGAGCTGATCGCCAGGCCGCAGGTCGACCGGGTGGTGCTGCGCGGCGGCCGGCCGATCGCCCGGCGGTTGCCGGACTACCGGCGGCTGGACCGCCTGTTCGACCGCGTGCCGCGATAA